One part of the Candidatus Mancarchaeum acidiphilum genome encodes these proteins:
- a CDS encoding RNA-guided endonuclease InsQ/TnpB family protein, with translation MKTAYEYRAYPSKEQKGTLNRQMYLSKELYNLLLEKSKSYYKKTGKTLTEFRMNVWITKLKKEKPEFAEIHSQVLQNISKRVSDAYKHFFLRCKEKRQGKKVKAGFPRYKKFVSSLTYPQTNGFKIEKKKVELSKVGRINFVNHRNIEGRIKTLNIKKTKSQEWYITIAVEKEDKPFISNGKPKIGIDLGIMQYVALSDNTILQNAKITKHQRKHSRVLQQNISRKEKGSSNRRKAVARFARYSEHISRIRLDCIHKISNELVNSYSFIAYEDLEINNMVKNHRYAKSISESSWGNFTQLLQYKAESAGCVAMKVNPQYTSMTCSKCGNVQSMSISQRIFVCEKCGMSMDRDVNAAQNILKRALDSISPTTEGHSGSQACRDDIRPSARGAVAYEAGTTLVAS, from the coding sequence ATGAAAACTGCATACGAATATCGTGCATATCCTTCAAAGGAACAGAAGGGAACTCTGAATAGACAGATGTATCTTTCAAAGGAACTATACAACCTGCTTCTTGAAAAGTCAAAGTCATATTACAAGAAGACAGGAAAAACCTTAACGGAATTCAGGATGAACGTTTGGATAACCAAATTAAAGAAGGAAAAACCGGAATTTGCGGAAATCCATTCCCAGGTGCTTCAGAATATCTCAAAAAGAGTGTCAGATGCATACAAACATTTCTTCTTGAGGTGCAAGGAGAAGAGGCAAGGAAAGAAGGTAAAGGCAGGATTTCCAAGATACAAGAAGTTCGTATCATCCTTGACATATCCCCAAACCAATGGCTTCAAGATAGAGAAGAAGAAGGTTGAACTTTCAAAAGTAGGGAGAATAAATTTCGTGAACCACAGAAATATTGAAGGGAGGATAAAAACATTAAATATAAAGAAGACAAAATCACAGGAATGGTACATCACGATTGCTGTTGAAAAGGAGGACAAGCCATTCATTTCAAACGGTAAACCGAAGATTGGTATTGATTTAGGAATAATGCAATATGTCGCGCTTTCGGACAATACAATACTCCAAAACGCAAAGATAACAAAACACCAGAGGAAACATTCAAGAGTCCTTCAACAAAACATATCGAGGAAGGAGAAGGGATCATCCAACAGAAGAAAGGCAGTGGCAAGATTTGCAAGATACTCAGAGCACATTTCAAGGATAAGATTGGATTGCATCCACAAGATTTCAAATGAACTGGTGAATTCTTATTCATTCATCGCGTACGAAGATTTAGAGATAAACAATATGGTGAAGAACCACAGATACGCAAAATCGATAAGTGAATCTTCTTGGGGAAATTTCACACAATTGCTGCAATACAAGGCTGAAAGCGCTGGTTGCGTGGCAATGAAAGTGAATCCTCAATATACATCAATGACATGCAGCAAATGTGGCAATGTGCAAAGCATGTCGATATCCCAAAGGATATTCGTCTGCGAAAAGTGCGGGATGTCAATGGACAGGGATGTGAATGCGGCACAGAATATACTCAAAAGGGCTTTGGACTCTATCAGTCCAACTACCGAAGGGCATTCGGGAAGTCAAGCTTGCAGAGACGACATAAGACCTTCCGCAAGGGGGGCAGTTGCCTATGAAGCAGGAACTACATTGGTGGCATCATGA
- a CDS encoding alpha/beta fold hydrolase, with protein MEKEKFIFDDKEILYFHSGAEGNDAILLMHGYNFSTQVWIDVGLVEKLKGIGYEVFSLDVPGFPKSENKAKLSQDDIERLLEKFIKDKMHSNAVLLGASASGRIALEFAEKHAHLLRKLILVDPVYESVDFGKLNGIDILGIWGGNDPISKPFRSVASNVKLAILKGAGHACYLDKPDEFNSIVANFLKEQMR; from the coding sequence ATGGAAAAAGAAAAATTTATTTTTGACGATAAGGAGATATTATATTTTCATTCAGGGGCCGAAGGGAATGATGCAATACTTCTGATGCATGGATACAATTTCAGTACACAGGTATGGATAGATGTAGGGTTGGTCGAAAAGCTGAAAGGGATTGGATATGAGGTATTTTCACTGGATGTCCCGGGATTCCCGAAGAGTGAAAATAAAGCCAAACTTTCACAGGACGATATAGAAAGGCTGCTGGAAAAATTCATAAAGGACAAAATGCATTCCAATGCGGTTCTGCTTGGCGCAAGCGCAAGCGGCAGGATAGCATTGGAATTTGCGGAAAAGCATGCGCATCTGCTGCGTAAGCTAATACTTGTAGATCCAGTATATGAATCGGTCGACTTTGGCAAACTCAATGGAATTGATATTTTAGGTATATGGGGAGGCAACGACCCTATATCCAAACCTTTTAGGAGCGTCGCTTCGAACGTAAAGCTTGCGATACTTAAAGGCGCAGGGCACGCATGCTACCTTGACAAGCCCGATGAATTCAACTCGATTGTGGCAAACTTTCTGAAGGAACAGATGAGATAG
- a CDS encoding isopentenyl phosphate kinase has product MDYKGIIMEPLVFLKLGGGTITYDSRESTPRIDVIDRLLSEIKKAKEEHGFDLILGHGSGSYAHVPASKYKVNEGLKYEFSRMGATVTCNTAKALNTVIIEEAIKIGLDTYPFSPSSFAYAGNGRIIKGVTDGIRKSLESGFTPVVYGDVLIDDVKGVTIASTEEVFNFLSTEFGPDKIIIGADVDGVFDSNPTQNANAKKIDRVDNSNIDTILKGASGSNKSFDVTGGMHTKVEMLYNMVKGVNEKFGKPSIGYIGNAAKEGVIGKLLSGKPVNECTEFSYR; this is encoded by the coding sequence ATGGATTATAAAGGCATTATTATGGAGCCACTGGTATTTTTAAAATTAGGAGGAGGCACAATAACCTACGACAGTAGGGAAAGCACCCCAAGGATAGATGTAATAGACAGACTGCTTTCCGAGATCAAAAAGGCAAAGGAAGAGCATGGATTCGACTTGATATTGGGCCATGGCAGCGGCTCTTACGCACACGTGCCGGCATCAAAGTACAAGGTAAATGAAGGGCTTAAATACGAGTTCAGCAGAATGGGGGCCACTGTAACCTGCAATACTGCAAAGGCACTGAACACGGTAATCATTGAGGAAGCGATTAAAATAGGGCTTGACACTTATCCATTTTCTCCATCGAGCTTTGCCTACGCCGGCAATGGAAGGATAATAAAAGGAGTCACTGACGGAATAAGAAAATCGCTAGAATCCGGATTCACTCCTGTGGTATATGGGGATGTTCTCATAGATGACGTTAAAGGCGTAACGATTGCGTCCACTGAAGAAGTTTTCAATTTCCTTTCTACTGAGTTTGGTCCTGATAAAATAATCATAGGCGCCGATGTTGATGGAGTATTTGACTCTAACCCAACCCAGAATGCAAATGCAAAGAAGATAGATAGGGTAGACAATTCAAACATAGACACCATACTTAAAGGTGCATCTGGTTCAAACAAGTCTTTCGATGTTACAGGAGGGATGCATACAAAAGTTGAAATGCTTTATAATATGGTTAAAGGGGTAAATGAGAAATTTGGGAAACCTTCAATTGGGTATATAGGAAATGCCGCAAAGGAAGGGGTAATAGGAAAACTGCTTTCCGGAAAACCAGTAAATGAGTGCACCGAATTCAGCTACCGCTAA
- a CDS encoding RtcB family protein, which produces MENNNVKPPEVEKIDEFTWQIKGDENSKPVKIFASEEIIGYMKRDRTLMQAKNAASMPSLVNSMLVMPDGHEGYGFPVGGVAAFDADNGIISPGAIGFDINCGVRLIKTDLTEEDIKPKIKPLMDTLFKNVPSGVGSVIRLGFTPQDLEKVAVEGARYIIDKGYGFKDDVDRIEENGSMEGADPDKVSALAKKRGLHELGTLGAGNHFLEVQKVEKVLDQRLADAFGIKEGQVVVMVHSGSRGYGHQVCSDYLRVLSDYQKSHNITLADPELSYAYIGSKEANDYLAAMKSAVNFAFVNRQIMTNSIRKSFEEVFGKSADALGMDLVYDVAHNIAKEEEHIVDGKRKKVYVHRKGATRAFGPGRIEIPKIYRDYGQPVIIPGSMGTASYILAGREEAMLESFGSSCHGSGRKMSRHEAIREIPESKTFNTMKDKHIEIRVRNRKLVSEESEWAYKDVDEVVKSIAGAKISNIVARMTPLGVAKG; this is translated from the coding sequence ATGGAAAACAATAATGTAAAGCCTCCAGAAGTGGAGAAGATTGATGAATTTACCTGGCAGATAAAAGGCGATGAGAATTCAAAGCCCGTAAAGATATTCGCAAGCGAAGAGATAATCGGATACATGAAGAGGGACAGGACATTAATGCAGGCAAAGAACGCTGCATCTATGCCATCGCTTGTAAATTCTATGCTTGTCATGCCGGATGGGCATGAAGGCTATGGATTTCCGGTAGGGGGAGTTGCAGCATTTGATGCGGACAACGGAATAATATCACCCGGAGCGATAGGGTTTGACATAAACTGTGGAGTAAGGCTCATAAAGACAGATCTTACCGAAGAGGATATAAAGCCGAAGATAAAGCCTTTGATGGATACATTGTTCAAGAATGTGCCAAGCGGGGTCGGAAGCGTAATAAGGCTTGGATTTACACCGCAGGATTTGGAGAAGGTTGCGGTCGAAGGTGCACGCTACATAATAGACAAAGGCTATGGATTCAAGGATGACGTAGACCGTATTGAGGAGAACGGAAGCATGGAAGGCGCTGATCCCGACAAAGTAAGCGCATTGGCAAAGAAAAGGGGCCTCCACGAATTGGGCACCTTAGGGGCAGGCAACCATTTCCTAGAGGTGCAGAAAGTAGAAAAGGTCCTTGACCAAAGGCTTGCGGATGCATTCGGTATAAAGGAAGGGCAGGTAGTGGTTATGGTGCACAGCGGATCGCGGGGCTATGGGCATCAGGTGTGCAGCGATTACCTGAGAGTGCTCAGCGATTACCAGAAGAGCCACAACATAACCCTTGCGGACCCTGAGCTTAGCTATGCCTATATAGGAAGCAAGGAGGCGAACGACTATCTGGCTGCGATGAAATCCGCGGTCAATTTTGCATTTGTAAACCGCCAGATAATGACAAACTCGATAAGGAAAAGCTTTGAGGAGGTTTTCGGTAAGAGCGCTGACGCTTTGGGAATGGACCTTGTATATGATGTTGCCCACAATATAGCGAAAGAGGAAGAGCACATAGTAGACGGCAAGAGAAAGAAGGTATATGTGCACAGGAAAGGGGCGACAAGGGCATTCGGGCCAGGCCGCATTGAGATTCCAAAGATATACAGGGATTATGGGCAGCCTGTCATTATACCTGGAAGCATGGGAACAGCAAGCTACATACTGGCAGGAAGGGAGGAAGCAATGCTTGAAAGCTTTGGGTCATCATGCCACGGATCCGGAAGAAAGATGTCAAGGCACGAAGCGATACGCGAGATACCAGAATCAAAGACATTCAACACGATGAAGGACAAGCACATAGAGATAAGGGTAAGGAACAGGAAGCTGGTGAGCGAGGAATCAGAGTGGGCCTACAAGGATGTTGATGAAGTTGTGAAATCCATAGCAGGTGCAAAGATATCCAACATAGTTGCAAGGATGACCCCGTTGGGAGTGGCAAAAGGATAA
- a CDS encoding CDC48 family AAA ATPase, translated as MVDGIELTAVGALVTDDGRGIARMDSKARKLLNVVSGDIVEIKGKRRSTAAIVWQAPQQDEGLNFIRVDGWIRENIGVGIGDKVFVSKANVSEATKIVIAPPKNQTTPVPPDFEDYAKSKLENKPLMKGDIIPIPMFRYAFKFVVAQVIPHGVVKVTPNTEIVVRSESVSESAVKIGDVHYEDIGGLKTEIQKIREMVELPIRYPELFERLGIEPPKGVLLYGAPGTGKTLLAKAVANESDANFIDISGPELVSKFVGESEERLRGIFEEAKEKAPTIIFMDEIDAIAPKREEATNEVERRMVSQLLTLMDGMSSRGQVIVVGATNRPDAIDAALRRPGRFDREIEIGVPDRNARKEIIQIHTRNMPLDKGVDIDNIANITHGYTGADLAALAREAAMSTLRRILPEVLDKNEVSNELLMNLKVSNQDFLEAFNSIQPSALREVFVERPNVHWSDIGGLEKVKAEIKEAVELPIKDPEAFEKIGIRPVKGALLIGPPGTGKTMLAKAVATEREANFISIKGPEILNKYVGESEKAVREIFRKARMAAPCIIFIDEIDSIGYLRGGDSESSRVSELVVDTLLTEMDGLKDMKNVIVIAATNRPDVLDPALLRPGRFDKIIDIPMPDEPTRLAILKVHTSKMPLAKEVDLEEVAKITDGYTGAEIENLVREAGMNAIRNKESKVTKDDFDKALVEVKPTVPRELAERIQKFKSEPDLMYR; from the coding sequence TTGGTAGATGGGATAGAGCTTACAGCTGTAGGGGCTTTGGTTACTGATGACGGAAGAGGCATTGCCAGGATGGATTCGAAAGCCCGCAAGCTGCTTAATGTAGTATCGGGAGACATAGTAGAGATAAAAGGCAAGCGCAGATCCACGGCAGCGATCGTGTGGCAAGCCCCCCAACAAGACGAAGGACTAAACTTTATAAGGGTTGACGGATGGATCAGGGAAAACATAGGCGTTGGGATCGGGGACAAAGTGTTTGTGTCAAAAGCCAATGTGTCAGAGGCAACAAAGATCGTGATTGCCCCTCCAAAGAACCAGACAACCCCAGTGCCCCCAGATTTCGAGGATTACGCAAAGAGCAAGCTTGAGAACAAGCCTTTAATGAAAGGGGATATAATCCCGATACCGATGTTCAGGTACGCATTCAAGTTTGTAGTCGCACAGGTAATACCACACGGTGTTGTAAAAGTTACACCAAACACGGAGATTGTAGTAAGATCTGAATCGGTATCGGAATCCGCGGTCAAGATAGGCGATGTCCATTACGAAGACATTGGAGGTCTGAAGACGGAGATCCAGAAGATAAGGGAGATGGTTGAGCTGCCAATAAGGTATCCAGAGCTCTTTGAAAGGCTTGGAATAGAGCCGCCAAAAGGCGTCCTTCTATATGGCGCTCCAGGTACCGGAAAGACTCTGCTTGCAAAGGCCGTAGCAAACGAGAGCGATGCGAACTTCATAGACATATCAGGGCCTGAACTGGTAAGCAAGTTTGTCGGAGAGAGCGAGGAGCGCCTGAGAGGCATATTCGAGGAGGCCAAGGAAAAGGCCCCAACTATAATATTCATGGACGAGATCGATGCGATAGCGCCAAAGAGGGAAGAGGCCACAAATGAGGTTGAGAGGAGGATGGTCTCCCAGCTGTTGACATTGATGGATGGGATGAGCTCGAGAGGACAGGTGATAGTTGTAGGAGCAACGAACAGGCCTGATGCAATAGATGCCGCTTTAAGAAGGCCTGGAAGGTTCGACAGGGAGATAGAGATAGGTGTTCCGGACAGGAATGCAAGAAAGGAGATAATACAGATACACACTAGGAACATGCCTTTGGACAAGGGTGTTGATATAGACAACATAGCGAACATAACACACGGGTATACAGGAGCGGACCTTGCAGCATTGGCGAGGGAAGCGGCAATGTCAACCCTGAGAAGGATACTGCCTGAAGTTCTCGACAAGAATGAAGTTTCAAATGAACTTCTCATGAACCTAAAGGTAAGCAACCAGGACTTCTTGGAGGCATTCAACAGCATACAGCCAAGTGCATTGAGAGAGGTATTCGTTGAGAGGCCTAATGTACACTGGAGTGATATAGGCGGGTTGGAGAAGGTAAAGGCAGAGATTAAGGAAGCGGTGGAACTGCCTATAAAGGATCCGGAAGCCTTTGAGAAGATAGGTATAAGGCCGGTAAAAGGTGCATTGCTTATAGGGCCTCCAGGAACCGGAAAGACGATGCTTGCAAAGGCGGTCGCTACAGAAAGGGAGGCAAACTTCATATCTATAAAAGGCCCTGAGATACTCAACAAGTACGTAGGGGAAAGCGAAAAAGCAGTACGCGAGATATTCAGGAAAGCGAGGATGGCAGCACCATGCATAATATTCATAGACGAAATAGATTCGATAGGCTATTTGAGGGGAGGAGACAGCGAGAGCTCAAGGGTAAGCGAGCTTGTTGTCGACACGCTGCTGACCGAGATGGATGGGCTCAAGGACATGAAGAATGTGATTGTAATCGCGGCCACAAACCGCCCTGATGTGCTGGATCCCGCCTTGCTGAGGCCTGGAAGGTTCGACAAGATAATAGACATACCTATGCCTGATGAGCCTACAAGGCTTGCCATACTCAAGGTGCATACGTCCAAGATGCCTTTGGCAAAAGAGGTTGACTTAGAGGAGGTTGCCAAGATAACAGACGGATACACAGGAGCCGAGATAGAGAACCTTGTAAGGGAGGCAGGAATGAATGCGATAAGGAACAAGGAGTCCAAGGTGACAAAGGATGATTTCGACAAGGCTTTGGTAGAGGTCAAGCCAACAGTGCCTAGGGAGCTTGCTGAAAGGATACAGAAATTCAAGTCGGAGCCTGACTTGATGTACAGGTGA
- a CDS encoding DEAD/DEAH box helicase, which yields MKIDFISDLVPSAMMESLRSRGIKEFTPPQAEAIEKGLLKGSNIMVASPTASGKTLIGELAAVYSILAKGKKAIYIGPMKALVSEKFNEFTKAYPYIKAAISMGDLDSGDPWLAEYDMIFVSTEKFDSLLRHKIDWLPSVGCVVFDEIHMVDDYSRGPVLEVIITKLSMYKEIQLVGLSATIGNPEELAKWIGAELVTSDYRPVKLLKGIVFSNSIYYYDGYSQEVYEMDGSSKVPEARVLEDTLHKGKQMLSFFYSKRNAESSAVKLSSVTKAVLTEDEKAKLAEIADKVENVLDSPTTQCRKEASLIRNGIAFHHSGLMSAQKAYVEDAFKSNLIKAICATTTLGLGVNLPAHTVLVRDLHKHSEEGNAYVGVNEVMQLFGRAGRPAYDTEGRALVIAKEKYNLMPLYERYIAADPEPIESKLGVMPVLRMHILSFIAEDFLNSKPEISKFLSNTFYGYQYGSTNMDTFIDQVISSLTDWNFVEEHSSSYVATKLGKRISELYIDPLSAKWIMDSVGKATDSIGLLYILCNTIEMRPYVYVTEEAESKFVYYKSLNPELYSMEASYSYYDPVAAFSTAMMLSDWISEEDEDAIMKGYHTTPGAMYAKISNIDWLIYAAAEISRILKMPTHLLVETRVRLRYGIKDELLDLVRLEQIGRVRARKLFNNGIKTIEDIRKNPEKVSILLGREIAKKVYSQLE from the coding sequence ATGAAGATAGATTTTATATCGGATTTGGTTCCATCTGCAATGATGGAATCCCTGCGTTCCAGAGGTATAAAAGAGTTCACCCCGCCGCAGGCTGAAGCGATAGAGAAAGGCCTGCTTAAGGGCAGCAACATAATGGTAGCCTCTCCAACAGCCAGCGGCAAGACCCTGATAGGCGAATTGGCTGCGGTATACTCAATACTCGCGAAAGGCAAGAAGGCAATATACATAGGCCCAATGAAGGCCCTTGTATCGGAGAAATTCAACGAGTTTACCAAAGCATACCCTTATATAAAAGCTGCAATATCAATGGGGGACCTTGATTCGGGGGATCCTTGGCTTGCAGAATACGATATGATATTTGTCTCTACAGAAAAATTTGACAGCCTGCTCAGGCACAAGATTGACTGGCTGCCTTCCGTCGGGTGTGTGGTATTCGACGAAATACATATGGTAGATGACTACTCAAGAGGTCCGGTATTGGAGGTAATCATAACAAAGCTCTCAATGTACAAGGAGATACAGCTGGTCGGATTGAGCGCCACGATAGGGAATCCGGAGGAATTGGCGAAATGGATAGGAGCGGAACTTGTGACCAGCGATTACAGGCCCGTAAAGTTGCTCAAGGGAATAGTATTCTCAAACTCGATTTACTACTATGACGGGTACAGCCAGGAAGTATACGAGATGGACGGGAGCAGCAAAGTGCCGGAAGCGAGAGTGCTAGAGGACACGCTGCACAAAGGGAAGCAGATGCTCAGCTTCTTCTATTCAAAGCGCAATGCCGAGTCCAGTGCGGTCAAGCTCTCAAGCGTTACAAAAGCCGTATTGACAGAGGATGAAAAAGCGAAGCTTGCGGAGATAGCCGACAAAGTGGAGAATGTCCTAGACTCCCCGACAACGCAGTGCAGGAAGGAAGCGTCATTGATAAGAAACGGCATAGCCTTCCACCATTCCGGATTGATGTCAGCCCAAAAAGCCTATGTAGAGGATGCATTCAAGTCAAATTTAATAAAGGCGATATGTGCTACAACCACCTTAGGGCTAGGGGTAAACCTCCCCGCCCATACGGTTCTGGTCAGGGACCTCCACAAGCACAGCGAGGAGGGCAATGCCTATGTTGGAGTAAACGAGGTAATGCAGCTGTTCGGAAGGGCGGGAAGGCCCGCATACGACACTGAAGGAAGAGCGCTGGTCATAGCAAAGGAGAAATACAACCTGATGCCGCTTTACGAGAGGTACATAGCAGCGGACCCGGAGCCAATTGAATCAAAGCTGGGAGTCATGCCGGTCCTCAGGATGCATATATTGTCTTTCATAGCCGAGGATTTCCTAAACTCAAAGCCCGAAATCTCAAAGTTCCTATCAAACACATTCTATGGATACCAATACGGCAGCACGAACATGGACACCTTCATAGACCAGGTAATCTCAAGCTTGACAGATTGGAATTTCGTAGAGGAGCACAGCAGTTCATATGTAGCTACAAAGCTTGGAAAGAGGATAAGCGAGCTCTACATAGACCCTCTTTCCGCAAAGTGGATAATGGACAGCGTAGGAAAGGCGACAGATTCGATAGGCCTGCTTTACATACTTTGCAATACTATAGAGATGAGGCCATATGTATACGTAACTGAGGAGGCTGAGTCAAAGTTTGTCTACTACAAGAGCCTTAACCCCGAATTGTACTCGATGGAAGCCAGTTACTCTTATTATGATCCTGTAGCGGCATTCAGCACTGCAATGATGCTGAGCGACTGGATAAGCGAGGAGGATGAAGATGCAATAATGAAAGGGTATCATACAACCCCAGGAGCTATGTACGCAAAGATATCGAACATCGATTGGCTTATATATGCGGCTGCCGAGATATCAAGGATCCTTAAGATGCCTACACATCTTCTTGTTGAGACAAGGGTAAGGCTTAGGTATGGAATAAAGGATGAGCTCTTGGACCTGGTAAGGCTTGAGCAGATAGGAAGGGTAAGGGCAAGGAAGCTATTCAACAACGGGATAAAGACAATTGAGGACATAAGGAAAAATCCTGAGAAGGTGAGCATCCTTCTTGGCAGGGAGATTGCAAAGAAGGTTTACAGCCAACTCGAGTAG
- the dcd gene encoding dCTP deaminase gives MILSDFDIKSMVSQKRLTIEPLTDDSIRENGIDFRLADEVARHKAFDESFVLDPTDENMIKGSYKLDKTLKEIVINPHEQVLLSTYESISMPDDVAGFVELRSTWARHGLSMPPTIIDAGFNGTITLEVVNNAPYKILLRPGQRFAHIILEKLNNKTGKVYNGNYNMQKGIKLPQVLGKN, from the coding sequence ATGATACTTTCCGATTTCGATATAAAAAGCATGGTTTCCCAGAAGAGGCTCACAATCGAGCCGCTTACTGATGACAGCATCAGGGAAAACGGCATAGATTTCAGGCTTGCCGATGAGGTTGCAAGGCACAAGGCCTTTGACGAATCATTTGTCCTTGATCCAACCGATGAAAATATGATAAAGGGGAGCTACAAACTTGATAAAACCCTTAAAGAGATAGTTATAAATCCGCACGAGCAGGTGCTTCTTTCCACATATGAAAGCATAAGCATGCCTGACGATGTAGCAGGATTTGTTGAACTAAGGAGCACATGGGCAAGGCATGGGCTGTCAATGCCGCCAACTATAATAGATGCGGGGTTCAACGGCACGATCACGTTGGAGGTTGTCAACAACGCGCCTTACAAGATCCTGCTGAGGCCGGGGCAGCGCTTTGCGCACATAATACTGGAAAAGCTCAACAACAAGACCGGCAAGGTTTACAATGGGAATTACAATATGCAGAAAGGGATAAAGCTGCCGCAAGTGCTTGGTAAAAACTGA
- a CDS encoding ribonuclease Z: MFKLTVLGTSGAAPTKSRGLAAVAVENEGDLYLFDCGEGTQRQMLKSDANMFKVRAIFITHTHGDHIFGLPGMLRSLDLYGRDYPLSIYVPKGYEDRIEALARFDSFRPRYEINVIPIVPGEIYRNKSINVTAFELKHSIASYGYRIAENDSLNFIKEKCDSLGIKGKMYRELLEKGKITVKPDEGSSLPKEVRIEDVSIPKIGKKIVYATDTMPTEGTIKASAGVDLLIHEATYTDEFKDLAADRMHSTATDAANIAIKAGAKELMLIHFSTRYKSTSQLVRQSRTIFKNTIAAKDGMKLSI; encoded by the coding sequence ATGTTTAAACTGACAGTTCTTGGTACATCCGGTGCAGCACCAACCAAATCAAGAGGGCTTGCCGCCGTTGCAGTTGAGAACGAAGGCGATTTATACCTGTTCGACTGCGGGGAAGGGACGCAGAGGCAGATGCTGAAATCCGATGCCAATATGTTCAAGGTAAGGGCCATATTCATAACCCATACCCATGGAGACCATATATTCGGGCTTCCGGGGATGCTTAGGAGCCTGGACTTATACGGAAGGGACTACCCGCTCAGCATATACGTGCCAAAGGGTTATGAAGACAGGATAGAAGCGCTTGCAAGATTTGACAGCTTCAGACCAAGATACGAAATAAACGTAATCCCGATAGTGCCAGGGGAGATTTACAGAAACAAATCGATAAACGTCACTGCATTCGAACTGAAGCATTCAATAGCTTCATATGGGTACAGGATAGCCGAAAATGACAGTCTGAACTTCATAAAAGAAAAGTGCGACAGCCTTGGGATAAAAGGGAAGATGTATAGGGAGCTTTTGGAAAAAGGCAAGATTACGGTAAAGCCTGATGAAGGTTCAAGCTTGCCAAAGGAGGTAAGGATAGAGGATGTATCAATCCCAAAGATAGGGAAGAAGATAGTTTACGCAACCGATACAATGCCAACAGAAGGGACAATAAAGGCATCCGCTGGGGTTGACCTGCTCATACACGAGGCAACATATACGGACGAGTTCAAGGATCTTGCAGCAGATAGGATGCATTCAACGGCAACCGATGCAGCGAATATAGCGATAAAGGCAGGCGCAAAGGAGCTCATGCTTATACATTTCAGCACACGATACAAGAGCACTTCACAGCTTGTCCGCCAGTCAAGAACAATATTCAAGAACACGATAGCCGCAAAAGACGGAATGAAGTTAAGCATATGA